In Amycolatopsis sp. EV170708-02-1, the following are encoded in one genomic region:
- the pyrE gene encoding orotate phosphoribosyltransferase: protein MAYPGVDQAAKLELARLVGELAVVHGKVTLSSGKEADYYIDLRRATLHHAAAPLIGKLLRQLTHDWDYVAAGGLTLGADPVALAMLHSAATDGVVLDAFVVRKAVKEHGMQRRIEGVEVLGQRVLAVEDTSTTGGSVLTAVEALREAGANVVGVATVVDRDTGAREAIEKEGLEYRYILNKDDLGLS from the coding sequence GTGGCGTACCCCGGTGTTGATCAAGCGGCGAAACTCGAACTGGCGAGACTGGTCGGCGAACTCGCCGTCGTGCACGGCAAGGTGACCTTGTCCTCGGGCAAGGAAGCCGACTATTACATCGACCTCCGGCGGGCGACGCTGCATCACGCGGCCGCGCCGCTCATCGGGAAGCTGCTCCGGCAGCTCACCCACGACTGGGACTACGTCGCCGCCGGCGGCCTGACCCTCGGCGCGGACCCGGTGGCGCTGGCGATGCTGCACTCCGCGGCGACCGACGGCGTCGTGCTCGACGCGTTCGTCGTCCGCAAGGCCGTCAAGGAACACGGCATGCAGCGCCGGATCGAAGGCGTCGAGGTGCTGGGGCAGCGCGTGCTGGCCGTCGAGGACACCTCGACCACCGGCGGCAGCGTCCTCACCGCCGTCGAGGCCCTCCGCGAGGCCGGGGCGAACGTGGTCGGTGTCGCGACGGTCGTCGACAGGGACACCGGAGCGCGCGAGGCCATCGAGAAGGAAGGCCTCGAATACCGTTACATTCTGAACAAGGACGATCTCGGTCTGTCCTGA
- a CDS encoding DUF2784 domain-containing protein yields the protein MAGFLANVTVAVHIFALLFIGFGGFLAWRWPKVIFVHVFFAAWGVLVNVFPWPCPLTAAENYFRHQQGLGDLPGGFNAYYLYDTVFPRSSLPVVVVIAMATVIISYIGAYQRWRHRHHDGDAPAHRVSMG from the coding sequence GTGGCGGGTTTCCTGGCGAACGTGACAGTCGCGGTGCATATTTTCGCGCTGTTGTTCATAGGATTCGGCGGTTTCCTGGCGTGGCGGTGGCCGAAGGTGATCTTCGTGCATGTGTTCTTCGCCGCATGGGGTGTGCTCGTCAACGTCTTCCCCTGGCCCTGCCCGCTGACGGCGGCGGAGAACTACTTCCGGCACCAGCAGGGCCTCGGCGACCTGCCCGGCGGCTTCAACGCCTACTACCTCTACGACACCGTGTTCCCGCGCTCTTCGCTGCCGGTGGTCGTCGTGATCGCGATGGCGACGGTGATCATCTCCTACATCGGCGCGTACCAGCGCTGGCGTCACCGCCACCACGACGGGGACGCACCGGCGCACCGCGTCAGCATGGGCTGA
- a CDS encoding TrmH family RNA methyltransferase: protein MTEQEAGPTEWVAREEVGVGPWEGEWPADERYDPELLANGDRRNVVDPYRYWRREAIVSDVDSRRHPFHVAIENFQHDHNIGTVVRTANAFAAAAVHIVGRRRWNRRGAMVTDRYQHLLHHEDVSGLLTFAATEGLAVVAVDNTPGSQPVETAELPRECVLLFGQEGPGLSAEAQKTASLVVSIAQFGTTRSINAGVAAGIVMHAWIRQHADLAQAW, encoded by the coding sequence GTGACTGAGCAAGAGGCCGGGCCCACCGAATGGGTGGCGCGGGAAGAGGTCGGCGTCGGCCCGTGGGAGGGCGAGTGGCCCGCGGACGAGCGCTACGACCCGGAACTCCTGGCCAACGGCGACCGCCGCAACGTCGTCGACCCGTACCGCTACTGGCGGCGCGAGGCCATCGTGTCCGATGTGGACAGCCGTCGGCATCCGTTCCACGTGGCGATCGAGAACTTCCAGCACGATCACAACATCGGCACCGTGGTCCGGACGGCGAACGCGTTCGCCGCGGCGGCGGTGCACATCGTCGGGCGGCGCCGCTGGAACCGGCGCGGTGCCATGGTGACCGACCGCTACCAGCATCTTCTCCACCACGAGGACGTCAGCGGGCTGCTGACCTTCGCCGCGACGGAAGGGCTCGCCGTGGTCGCCGTCGACAACACGCCCGGTTCGCAGCCCGTCGAGACCGCCGAACTGCCGCGCGAGTGTGTCCTGCTGTTCGGCCAGGAGGGGCCCGGGTTGTCGGCCGAGGCGCAGAAGACGGCGTCACTGGTCGTTTCGATCGCGCAGTTCGGCACCACCCGCTCGATCAACGCCGGCGTCGCCGCCGGGATCGTCATGCACGCCTGGATCCGGCAGCACGCCGACCTCGCCCAAGCCTGGTAG
- a CDS encoding molybdopterin-dependent oxidoreductase translates to MTTAHVTCPLCEATCGLEVTIDEKSLVTRVRGDSEDVFSKGYICPKGASLGALHHDPDRLTAPLVKRDGELVEVTWDEAFAEIDRRLRPIIDEHGKNAVAVYSGNPTVHNAALVLYGRVFFKALGTRNFYTATTVDQMPKHFSSGYLFGDPQAIPVADLDRTEHLLILGANPLVSNGSLMTAADTRGRLRGIQKRGGKIVVLDPRRTRTAQLADEHHAIRPGTDALFLFALVNVLFAENRVRPGEHVAGVDEVRALAEPFTPEAVAPTTGIDAAEIRRIALDLADAGRAAVYGRMGTTTQGYGTIASWLVDVVNTLTGNLDREGGVMFPLPALWRPRRSSPFTSGRWTSRVRGYPEVLGELPVATLADEIETPGEGQVRALVTISGNPALSTPNSARLTEALRQLDFMVSLDVYLNETTRHADVILPGPSPLERPHYDVALYALAVRNVANWTPQTLETDMPQEWVTLLRLAGIAAGQGPDVDVAAFDTMVAGETARRTGVDLSLAEGRTGPARMIDLMLRGGPYGLSLADLEAAPHGIDLGALKPRLPEALATASGKVELAPDAITKDVPRLRAELDKAPDGGLLLIGRRHLSSNNSWMHNLTPLVRGGNRCTVQVHPDDASRLGLTDGGLASVTSRAGKLEAPVEVTADVRPGVVSMPHGWGHDLDGTRTKVAAAHAGVNSNLVADETLLDVPSGNAVLNGIPVELAPV, encoded by the coding sequence ATGACCACGGCGCACGTGACCTGCCCGCTCTGCGAAGCCACCTGCGGCCTGGAGGTGACGATCGACGAGAAGAGCCTGGTCACCCGGGTTCGAGGCGACAGCGAGGACGTCTTTTCGAAGGGCTACATCTGCCCGAAGGGTGCTTCGCTCGGCGCGCTGCACCACGACCCGGACAGGCTCACCGCGCCCTTGGTCAAACGGGACGGCGAGTTGGTCGAGGTCACCTGGGACGAGGCGTTCGCCGAAATCGACCGGCGGCTCCGGCCGATCATCGACGAGCACGGCAAGAACGCGGTCGCCGTCTACTCCGGCAACCCGACGGTGCACAACGCGGCACTGGTGCTCTACGGCCGTGTGTTCTTCAAAGCCTTGGGCACCAGGAACTTCTACACCGCGACCACGGTCGACCAGATGCCGAAGCACTTCTCCTCCGGCTATCTTTTCGGCGACCCGCAGGCCATCCCCGTCGCCGACCTCGACCGCACCGAGCACCTGCTCATCCTGGGCGCGAACCCGTTGGTGTCCAACGGAAGCCTGATGACGGCGGCCGACACTCGCGGGCGGCTGCGCGGGATACAGAAGCGCGGCGGCAAGATCGTCGTCCTCGATCCGCGCCGCACCCGGACCGCGCAGCTCGCCGACGAGCACCACGCGATCCGGCCCGGCACCGACGCGTTGTTCCTGTTCGCGCTGGTCAACGTCCTGTTCGCGGAGAACCGCGTCCGTCCCGGCGAGCACGTCGCCGGCGTCGACGAGGTCCGCGCGCTCGCGGAGCCGTTCACGCCGGAGGCGGTCGCGCCCACGACCGGGATCGACGCCGCCGAGATCCGCCGCATCGCGCTCGACCTCGCGGACGCCGGACGCGCCGCGGTGTACGGCCGGATGGGCACCACGACCCAGGGGTACGGCACCATCGCGAGCTGGCTGGTCGACGTCGTCAACACGCTCACCGGCAACCTCGATCGCGAGGGCGGCGTGATGTTCCCGCTGCCCGCCCTGTGGCGGCCGCGCCGATCCTCGCCGTTCACCAGCGGCCGCTGGACGAGCCGGGTGCGCGGATATCCCGAGGTGCTCGGCGAACTGCCGGTGGCCACGCTCGCGGACGAGATCGAGACCCCCGGCGAGGGCCAGGTGCGGGCGCTGGTGACCATCAGCGGCAACCCGGCGCTGAGCACGCCGAACTCCGCGCGGCTCACGGAAGCGTTGCGGCAGCTGGACTTCATGGTCTCCCTCGACGTGTACCTCAACGAGACCACGCGGCACGCCGACGTCATCCTGCCCGGGCCGTCGCCGCTGGAACGGCCGCATTACGACGTCGCGCTGTACGCGCTCGCCGTGCGCAACGTCGCGAACTGGACACCGCAGACACTCGAAACGGACATGCCGCAGGAATGGGTGACCCTGCTGCGGCTGGCCGGGATCGCCGCGGGCCAAGGCCCGGACGTCGACGTCGCCGCCTTCGACACGATGGTCGCGGGCGAAACGGCGCGGCGCACCGGCGTCGACCTCTCGCTCGCCGAAGGCCGCACCGGCCCGGCGCGGATGATCGACCTGATGCTGCGCGGCGGACCGTACGGGCTGAGCCTTGCCGACCTCGAAGCGGCCCCGCACGGCATCGACCTCGGCGCGCTGAAACCCCGGCTGCCCGAGGCGCTCGCCACCGCGAGCGGGAAGGTCGAGCTGGCCCCGGACGCGATCACGAAGGACGTGCCGCGGCTGCGCGCGGAGCTGGACAAGGCGCCCGACGGCGGGCTGCTGCTGATCGGGCGGCGGCATCTGAGCTCGAACAACTCGTGGATGCACAACCTGACGCCGCTGGTGCGCGGCGGGAACCGGTGCACCGTCCAGGTGCACCCGGACGACGCCTCCCGGCTCGGGCTGACCGACGGCGGGCTCGCGTCGGTGACTTCGCGGGCGGGCAAGCTCGAAGCACCGGTGGAGGTCACGGCCGACGTCCGGCCCGGCGTGGTGAGCATGCCGCACGGCTGGGGGCACGACCTCGACGGAACGCGGACGAAGGTCGCCGCCGCGCACGCCGGGGTCAACTCGAACCTGGTCGCCGACGAGACCCTGCTCGACGTCCCGTCGGGGAACGCCGTGCTGAACGGGATCCCGGTGGAGCTGGCGCCCGTCTAG
- a CDS encoding glycoside hydrolase family 76 protein has protein sequence MTALADRAATAERAIRDRHLRRVWGLPGTVLGRSGWPPSTGQRVHWHWNYWWQAHLLDTLVDAQLRKPSPERLKLIDRFVVSVRLRNFGKWINDYYDDIAWLGLALQRAGHLGLDVRGGLEAISSRLREGWTDDAGGGIWWRVGDDFKNAPANGPAAIFHAREGSTQHARGLTDWMTERLVDPESGLVWDGLRVGSGELVKHIFTYCQGVYLGACLELSEMDRVEHTIHAVAEHVAPNGVIRGQEGGDGGLFGGILARYLALAAPLLPSGVARDLVIRSADACWSGATETPHGPLFSADWATPAPSLPLAADAPERDLSVQVSAWMLLEAAATLEHPPRD, from the coding sequence ATGACTGCTCTCGCCGACCGGGCCGCGACCGCCGAGCGCGCGATCCGCGACCGGCATCTGCGCCGGGTGTGGGGGCTGCCGGGGACCGTGCTGGGCCGCAGCGGCTGGCCGCCCTCGACGGGGCAGCGCGTCCACTGGCACTGGAACTACTGGTGGCAGGCACATCTGCTGGACACCCTCGTCGACGCCCAGTTGCGAAAGCCGTCACCGGAACGGCTGAAGCTGATCGACCGGTTCGTGGTGTCCGTGCGGCTGCGCAATTTCGGCAAGTGGATCAACGACTACTACGACGACATCGCCTGGCTCGGTCTCGCGCTGCAACGCGCGGGGCATCTCGGGCTGGACGTCCGCGGCGGGTTGGAGGCGATCAGTTCGCGGCTGCGCGAAGGCTGGACCGACGACGCGGGCGGCGGGATCTGGTGGCGCGTCGGCGACGACTTCAAGAACGCGCCCGCGAACGGCCCGGCGGCGATCTTCCATGCCAGGGAAGGCTCGACGCAGCACGCTCGTGGATTGACCGACTGGATGACCGAACGGCTCGTCGACCCGGAATCCGGGCTGGTATGGGATGGCCTGCGCGTCGGCAGCGGCGAACTGGTGAAGCATATTTTCACGTACTGCCAAGGGGTTTACCTCGGCGCCTGCCTCGAACTGTCCGAAATGGACAGAGTGGAGCACACGATCCACGCGGTCGCGGAACACGTCGCGCCGAACGGGGTGATCCGCGGGCAGGAAGGCGGCGACGGTGGCCTCTTCGGTGGGATCCTGGCCCGGTACCTGGCGCTCGCGGCGCCGCTGCTGCCGAGCGGGGTGGCACGCGACCTGGTCATCCGGTCGGCGGACGCGTGCTGGTCGGGTGCCACCGAGACGCCGCACGGGCCGCTCTTCAGCGCCGACTGGGCTACTCCGGCACCTTCGCTGCCCCTCGCCGCCGACGCTCCCGAACGCGACCTGTCCGTCCAGGTGAGCGCGTGGATGCTGCTCGAAGCCGCGGCCACCCTGGAACACCCGCCCCGCGATTAG
- a CDS encoding GNAT family N-acetyltransferase, protein MTDLWTVHTADLEAGVLTSARALLDDAFDGDFSDRDWENALGGMHTLVWEAGELIGHASLVQRRLVHDGRVLRTGYIEAVAVRSDHRRRGHGAAMMDALERVLRKAYDLGALSASDEALEFYASRGWLLWRGTSSAMTPSGVEATKEDDGSIHVLPVGVTLDLDGEITCDWRAGDVW, encoded by the coding sequence ATGACCGACCTGTGGACCGTGCACACCGCCGACCTCGAAGCAGGCGTGCTGACGTCGGCACGCGCTCTGCTGGACGACGCTTTCGACGGCGATTTCAGCGACCGCGACTGGGAGAACGCCCTCGGCGGCATGCACACGCTCGTCTGGGAGGCAGGCGAGCTGATCGGGCACGCGTCACTGGTCCAGCGGCGGCTCGTGCACGACGGACGGGTCCTCCGCACGGGTTATATCGAGGCGGTCGCCGTCCGGTCGGATCACCGGCGGCGCGGGCACGGCGCCGCGATGATGGACGCGCTCGAGCGCGTCTTGAGGAAGGCGTACGACCTCGGGGCGCTTTCGGCGTCCGACGAGGCGCTGGAGTTCTACGCGTCGCGGGGCTGGCTGCTGTGGCGTGGGACTTCGTCGGCCATGACGCCTTCGGGCGTCGAGGCGACGAAGGAGGACGACGGGTCCATCCACGTGCTGCCGGTGGGGGTCACGCTGGATCTGGACGGGGAGATCACCTGCGATTGGCGGGCCGGCGACGTCTGGTGA
- a CDS encoding LacI family DNA-binding transcriptional regulator — MTALSPALPLWEDTPVTHRFGVAMAMHANPYSGELVRAIRRAARRHGCEITLADTGDSVAEEAAVIRALRADRVDGVLLVPAAGDEAVINGLVRMGVPTVLVDRMAGRNDVDQVGSENIQAVCALVRHLAGLRHRKIGFISGEEDVTTYEERALGYRLGLGRSGLRWTSQLVACGRSTPGGAAAATAKLLDSWPSPTALVVASEAMMIGVQYEAHRLGIRIGRDLAIVGYGDMEWAGQVTPAVTTMAQPIEEIGRKAVELLLARITDPERRPESVRLAPRFIHRQSCGC; from the coding sequence ATGACCGCATTGTCCCCGGCGTTACCCCTGTGGGAGGACACCCCTGTCACCCACCGGTTCGGGGTGGCCATGGCGATGCACGCGAACCCGTATTCGGGTGAACTCGTCCGCGCCATCCGCCGCGCCGCGCGCCGTCACGGCTGCGAAATCACCCTCGCCGACACCGGCGACAGCGTCGCCGAAGAAGCCGCGGTCATCCGCGCGCTCCGGGCGGACCGCGTCGACGGTGTCCTGCTCGTCCCGGCCGCCGGCGACGAAGCGGTGATCAACGGGCTGGTCCGGATGGGCGTGCCGACCGTGCTCGTCGACCGGATGGCCGGCCGCAACGACGTCGACCAGGTCGGCTCCGAGAACATCCAGGCCGTGTGCGCGCTCGTGCGGCACCTCGCGGGGCTGCGGCACCGCAAGATCGGCTTCATCTCCGGCGAAGAGGACGTGACCACCTACGAGGAGCGGGCGCTGGGCTACCGGCTCGGCCTCGGCCGCTCCGGCCTCCGGTGGACGTCGCAGCTGGTCGCCTGCGGGCGGTCGACCCCCGGCGGGGCGGCCGCCGCGACCGCGAAACTGCTCGACAGCTGGCCGTCGCCGACCGCGCTCGTGGTGGCGAGCGAGGCGATGATGATCGGCGTCCAGTACGAGGCGCACCGGCTCGGCATCCGGATCGGACGCGACCTCGCGATCGTCGGCTACGGCGACATGGAGTGGGCCGGGCAGGTGACCCCGGCGGTCACCACGATGGCGCAGCCGATCGAGGAGATCGGGCGCAAGGCCGTCGAACTCCTGCTGGCCCGGATCACCGACCCTGAGCGACGGCCCGAATCCGTACGGCTCGCACCGCGCTTCATCCATCGGCAGTCGTGCGGCTGCTGA
- a CDS encoding LacI family DNA-binding transcriptional regulator: MPPSRSSRPTQRDIAELAGVSITTVSHVVNGTRAVAEDTKLAVLRAIEQTGYTGDAIARSLVTGGTRSIGVAISLIANPYFAVLIQAIEREAALAGYTVLLADTHDTVDTERETVRTLRSRRVDGLLITPSPGDGSVIGELVSLDVPTVLIDRLSTRTDVDQVGAENIQSTSALTAHLASLGHQRIGMISGTAGLSTSEERILGYRLGLGRSGLTWSEDLVACGQSSQAGGALALSTLLALPEPPTALVVANDTMMVGVLHELRRRGLRAGVDLPVVVYDDVEWADLVDPPLTTMAQPIEEIGTQAVRLLLARINDPARKAQTMRIPPTLRHRASCGCALVHSH, from the coding sequence ATGCCGCCGTCTCGCTCGTCCCGTCCCACCCAACGCGACATCGCCGAGCTGGCGGGAGTCTCGATCACCACCGTGTCCCACGTGGTCAACGGGACGAGGGCGGTGGCCGAGGACACCAAGCTGGCGGTGCTGCGCGCCATCGAGCAGACCGGCTACACCGGCGACGCCATCGCCCGCTCGCTGGTGACCGGCGGGACGAGGTCGATCGGCGTCGCGATCTCCCTGATCGCGAACCCGTACTTCGCCGTCTTGATCCAGGCGATCGAACGCGAAGCCGCGCTGGCCGGCTACACGGTCTTGCTCGCGGACACGCACGACACCGTCGACACCGAACGTGAGACCGTGCGGACGCTGCGTTCGCGCCGGGTCGACGGGCTGCTGATCACGCCGTCGCCGGGCGACGGTTCGGTGATCGGCGAACTCGTCTCGCTCGACGTCCCGACCGTGCTCATCGACCGGCTCTCCACGCGCACCGACGTCGACCAGGTCGGCGCGGAGAACATCCAATCGACGTCGGCGCTGACGGCGCATCTGGCGTCGCTCGGACATCAGCGGATCGGCATGATCAGCGGCACGGCCGGGCTGAGCACCAGCGAGGAGCGGATCCTCGGCTATCGCCTGGGGCTCGGACGCTCGGGTTTGACCTGGTCGGAGGACCTGGTCGCGTGCGGGCAGTCCTCGCAGGCCGGTGGGGCGCTCGCGCTGAGCACGCTGCTCGCGCTGCCGGAACCGCCGACGGCGCTCGTGGTCGCCAACGACACCATGATGGTCGGGGTGCTGCACGAGCTGCGGCGCCGCGGCCTGCGCGCGGGCGTCGACCTGCCGGTGGTGGTCTACGACGACGTCGAATGGGCCGATCTGGTCGATCCGCCGCTGACCACGATGGCCCAGCCGATCGAGGAGATAGGCACACAGGCGGTGCGCCTGTTGCTGGCCCGCATCAACGATCCCGCACGCAAGGCCCAGACGATGCGGATTCCGCCTACGCTCCGCCATCGCGCGTCCTGCGGATGCGCTCTCGTTCACTCACATTGA
- a CDS encoding substrate-binding domain-containing protein, translated as MRQRSLAALAMVAALAVTSAGCTVERHWGGGSNAGGGGKAKVGLVTKTDTNPYFVELRAAAKAAAEANGAEFSALAGQFDGDNDGQVRAIENLMQQGANTILITPSSSTGVLDAIDRARKAGVLVIALDTATEPDTAVDATFATDNFEAGRQQGAYVKAALNGKQPKLFMVDGTAGSTVDTQRHTGFLKGIGLTDASPEIKGKTPANGDQSLAQQGVENLLQRTTDINAVYTMNEPMGRGTYAALQARGLVNQIVMGSIDGGCEGVKNVRDGQYAATVMQFPKKMAEQGVLAAVEYAKTGQKPSGFVNTGSAVITDKPIPGVESQDTKWGLENCWGTK; from the coding sequence ATGAGACAGCGCAGTCTCGCCGCGCTCGCGATGGTCGCCGCACTCGCGGTGACCTCGGCCGGGTGCACCGTCGAACGCCACTGGGGTGGCGGATCGAACGCGGGCGGCGGTGGCAAGGCCAAGGTCGGCCTGGTCACCAAAACCGACACCAATCCCTACTTCGTGGAGCTGAGAGCGGCCGCCAAGGCCGCCGCCGAGGCGAACGGCGCGGAGTTCAGCGCGCTCGCCGGCCAGTTCGACGGTGACAACGACGGCCAGGTCCGGGCCATCGAGAACCTCATGCAGCAGGGTGCGAACACCATCCTGATCACGCCGAGTTCCTCGACCGGCGTCCTCGACGCCATCGACCGCGCCCGCAAGGCCGGGGTGCTGGTCATCGCGCTCGACACGGCGACCGAACCGGACACCGCCGTCGACGCCACCTTCGCCACGGACAACTTCGAGGCTGGACGTCAGCAAGGCGCCTACGTGAAGGCGGCCTTGAACGGCAAGCAGCCGAAGCTGTTCATGGTGGACGGCACCGCAGGGTCCACAGTGGACACCCAGCGGCACACCGGGTTCCTCAAGGGCATCGGGCTCACCGACGCGTCGCCGGAGATCAAGGGCAAGACGCCCGCGAACGGCGACCAGAGCCTCGCGCAGCAGGGTGTGGAGAACCTGCTGCAGCGCACCACCGACATCAACGCCGTCTACACGATGAACGAGCCGATGGGCCGTGGCACGTACGCCGCGCTCCAGGCCCGCGGTCTGGTGAACCAGATCGTGATGGGCTCGATCGACGGTGGCTGCGAAGGCGTCAAGAACGTGCGCGACGGCCAGTACGCCGCGACGGTCATGCAGTTCCCCAAGAAGATGGCCGAGCAGGGCGTCCTCGCCGCCGTCGAATACGCCAAGACCGGGCAGAAGCCGAGCGGGTTCGTGAACACCGGTTCCGCGGTGATCACGGACAAGCCGATCCCCGGCGTGGAGAGCCAGGACACCAAGTGGGGCCTCGAGAACTGCTGGGGGACGAAGTGA
- a CDS encoding ABC transporter permease: MTTATLKNNERPSIGEFFLRAPAVGPALALLVAIVVFSLSTDTFLDLDNLSLVVQQSLVIGTLALGQTLIILTAGIDLANAAAMVLATLIMAKLVVGGVSGIWALLLGIVATVVIGMVTGSLVTRIKLPPFIVTLGLLTVLTAAAKLFASGQAVPVADELLKWLGTRRYLFGGIPITYGMTLALLMYLGLWYALTRTPWGKHVYAVGNAPESARLSGIKVNRTILSVYIVAGVIVGIAAWQALGRVPNADPNAFQLGNLDSITAVVLGGASLFGGRGSVLGTMMGALVVAVLRSGLTQLGVDALYQDVATGALLIGAVCVDRFARRQQS, from the coding sequence GTGACTACCGCAACCCTCAAGAACAACGAGCGCCCGTCGATCGGTGAGTTCTTCCTGCGCGCGCCGGCGGTCGGGCCCGCGCTGGCCCTGCTCGTCGCGATCGTGGTGTTCTCGCTGTCGACGGACACCTTCCTCGACCTCGACAACCTTTCCCTTGTGGTGCAACAGTCCCTGGTGATCGGCACGCTCGCCCTCGGGCAGACGCTGATCATCCTGACCGCGGGGATCGACCTGGCCAACGCGGCCGCGATGGTGCTCGCGACGCTGATCATGGCGAAGCTCGTGGTCGGCGGCGTGTCCGGGATCTGGGCGCTGCTGCTGGGAATCGTGGCGACGGTGGTGATCGGGATGGTCACCGGTTCACTGGTCACCCGGATCAAACTGCCGCCGTTCATCGTCACGCTCGGCCTGCTCACCGTGCTCACCGCGGCCGCGAAACTGTTCGCGAGCGGGCAGGCCGTGCCGGTCGCCGACGAACTGCTCAAATGGCTCGGCACCCGCCGGTACCTGTTCGGCGGCATCCCGATCACCTACGGCATGACGCTGGCTTTGCTGATGTACCTGGGGCTTTGGTACGCGCTCACGCGGACGCCGTGGGGCAAGCACGTCTACGCGGTCGGCAACGCGCCGGAATCCGCGCGGCTGTCCGGGATCAAGGTCAACCGCACCATCCTTTCGGTGTACATCGTCGCCGGGGTGATCGTCGGGATCGCCGCCTGGCAGGCGCTCGGCCGCGTGCCGAACGCCGACCCGAACGCCTTCCAGCTCGGCAACCTCGACTCCATCACCGCGGTGGTGCTCGGCGGCGCGAGCCTGTTCGGCGGCCGGGGCTCGGTACTCGGCACGATGATGGGCGCGCTGGTCGTCGCGGTCCTGCGGTCCGGGCTGACCCAGCTCGGGGTGGACGCGCTCTACCAGGACGTCGCCACCGGCGCCCTGCTCATCGGCGCGGTCTGCGTCGACCGGTTCGCGAGGAGGCAGCAGTCATGA
- a CDS encoding ATP-binding cassette domain-containing protein, with amino-acid sequence MTTPTLSAHGLVKRYGRVTAIDGADFELFPGEVLAVVGDNGAGKSSLIKALSGAVISDSGEIKVDGQTVHFKSPLDARHYGIETVYQDLAVAPALDIASNMFLGREKRRTDLFGQLFRKLDTATMRADAQRILDELGINIKSITQPVETLSGGQRQGVAVARAAAFGTKAVIMDEPTAALGVAESGKVLDLINRIRERGLPVVLISHNMPHVFDIADRIHVHRLGKRVAVVSPKTHTMNQVVGLLTGALKIGENGEVEEVASAVHTGL; translated from the coding sequence ATGACGACGCCCACGTTGTCCGCTCACGGACTGGTCAAACGCTACGGGCGGGTCACCGCCATCGACGGCGCCGACTTCGAACTGTTCCCCGGTGAAGTGCTCGCCGTCGTCGGCGACAACGGCGCCGGGAAGTCGAGCCTCATCAAAGCCCTTTCGGGCGCGGTGATCTCGGACTCCGGTGAGATCAAAGTGGACGGTCAGACCGTCCACTTCAAATCCCCTTTGGACGCCCGGCACTACGGGATCGAGACGGTGTACCAGGATCTCGCCGTCGCCCCCGCGCTCGACATCGCTTCGAACATGTTCCTGGGCCGGGAAAAGCGGCGCACGGACCTGTTCGGACAGCTGTTCCGGAAGCTGGACACCGCCACGATGCGGGCCGACGCGCAGCGGATCCTCGACGAGCTCGGCATCAACATCAAATCCATCACGCAGCCGGTGGAGACGTTGTCCGGCGGGCAGCGCCAAGGTGTCGCGGTCGCGCGGGCGGCGGCCTTCGGCACCAAGGCGGTGATCATGGACGAACCCACCGCCGCGCTCGGCGTCGCCGAGTCCGGCAAGGTGCTCGACCTGATCAACCGCATCCGCGAACGTGGCCTGCCGGTGGTGCTGATCAGCCACAACATGCCGCATGTGTTCGACATCGCCGACCGTATCCACGTGCACCGCCTCGGCAAGCGGGTCGCGGTCGTCTCGCCGAAGACGCACACTATGAACCAGGTCGTCGGCCTGCTCACGGGTGCGCTGAAGATCGGCGAGAACGGCGAGGTCGAAGAGGTGGCGTCGGCCGTCCACACGGGACTGTAG